One genomic window of Candidatus Omnitrophota bacterium includes the following:
- a CDS encoding 50S ribosomal protein L1, protein MALKKRYAKAAALVDQKATYPIDRAVVLLKELPAPKFDETVELSASLNIDPKKTDQVVRGTVVLPHGTGKTRRVAVFCKGEKEMQAKQAGADYVGATELIEKIQGGWLDFEVAIATPDMMREVSRLGKILGPKGMMPNPKVGTVTDDVAKAINDVKQGKIEFKMDKLSNIHLVIGKRSFAPQQLADNGRSALEAIVRARPSSLKGRMLRRVSVSCTMSPGIPLKTEGLETDTAKETD, encoded by the coding sequence ATGGCTCTGAAGAAGCGATACGCGAAGGCTGCCGCCCTGGTGGACCAGAAGGCCACGTACCCCATTGATCGGGCCGTGGTGCTGCTGAAGGAACTGCCGGCACCAAAGTTTGACGAGACGGTCGAGCTCTCCGCCTCGCTGAATATCGACCCGAAGAAAACGGATCAGGTGGTGCGCGGCACGGTGGTGCTGCCGCACGGCACCGGGAAAACGCGCCGAGTGGCCGTCTTCTGCAAAGGCGAAAAGGAAATGCAAGCCAAGCAGGCCGGCGCGGACTATGTGGGTGCTACCGAGCTCATCGAGAAAATCCAGGGGGGATGGCTGGACTTTGAGGTGGCGATCGCCACCCCGGATATGATGCGCGAGGTTTCCCGGCTGGGGAAGATTCTCGGTCCCAAAGGCATGATGCCCAATCCCAAAGTCGGCACCGTGACGGACGATGTCGCCAAGGCCATCAATGACGTGAAGCAGGGCAAGATCGAGTTCAAAATGGATAAGCTCTCGAACATTCATCTTGTGATCGGCAAGCGCTCCTTCGCCCCGCAGCAATTAGCGGACAACGGGCGCAGCGCGCTCGAAGCCATTGTGCGCGCACGGCCGTCCTCGCTGAAAGGGCGGATGCTCCGGCGCGTGAGCGTATCTTGCACGATGAGTCCCGGCATTCCGCTCAAGACGGAAGGCCTTGAGACCGACACGGCGAAGGAAACGGACTAA